In the genome of Candidatus Thermokryptus mobilis, the window ATAGATACAGACGTTATCTCGGCTCGCCACTCCGTTATGCTGGTGGGAAAAGTTGGGCGGTCGGCTACATCGTTGAACGCTTACCTGAAAATATCACACGCCTTATCTCCCCATTTTTCGGTGGTGGTTCGCTTGAGATCGCAGTAAATAAAGAACTTGGCATCCCAGTCATTGGGTTTGATATATTTGATATCCTCGTAAACTACTGGCAAATTCAAATAAAGTATCCTTTTGAGCTGTTTGAGGAGCTTAAAAAACTTAAACCCACGAAAGAGGTTTATGCCCAAGTAAAAGAAGAATTGAAAAAACACTGGAAAAAGCAAATAACCCTGCCACCGCTTAAACTTGCTACCTATTACTTTTTCAACCATAATCTTTCCTACGGTCCTGGGTTTTTGGGTTGGATGTCATCCGTTTATGCCGATGAAAAAGTGTATAAAAAGATGATTGAAAAGGTTAGGGACTTTAAAGTAAAAAATTTATGGGTTGAATGTGCTGATTTTAAGGATGTTTTGCCTGAATTTAAAAGTGATTTTCTTTACTGCGACCCACCATATTATCTGGGAGAAGATAGCACATTGTTTAGAGGACTTTATCCACAAAGAAATTTCCCGATACATCATAATAATTTCAATCACGAGCTTTTAAGAGACCTTTTGCACGATCATCGGGGCGGTT includes:
- a CDS encoding DNA adenine methylase; amino-acid sequence: MGGRNIEIISRYQLGLFSANRRTAFLESLKIRKDRYRRYLGSPLRYAGGKSWAVGYIVERLPENITRLISPFFGGGSLEIAVNKELGIPVIGFDIFDILVNYWQIQIKYPFELFEELKKLKPTKEVYAQVKEELKKHWKKQITLPPLKLATYYFFNHNLSYGPGFLGWMSSVYADEKVYKKMIEKVRDFKVKNLWVECADFKDVLPEFKSDFLYCDPPYYLGEDSTLFRGLYPQRNFPIHHNNFNHELLRDLLHDHRGGFILSYNDSPTIRNWYKEFEIVEIPVHYTMGQGETRIGKNRKERNSNHVKKGVELLIIKR